A DNA window from Paracoccus sediminicola contains the following coding sequences:
- a CDS encoding NAD(P)/FAD-dependent oxidoreductase: MEVIEKRAGSVPFDPFYDPMTARGLGPHSDYAPTYWIGTAGAAPEDDGPVTADMDVDVAVIGSGYTGLSTAIHLAKMHGIKATVLEANGVAYGCSTRNGGQAQISSGRLKRSQWIERWGLDVAKGMHAEVVEGFDLFRGLIRDHAIDCQPQDGGHYYIAHKASAMPALESETRLLNETFDYSAKILSRDELHETVVRDHEAHGAMWEPDGVGVHAAKLAFGYLRVARELGAKVHTDSPVQSWVLKDGVHHLRTPGGTVRARRVAVATAAYAPRGLHPRLKDRLMPIMSNSVVTRVLTPSELEAVGIQKLSPLTDTRTLRHYYRLLPDNRLQIGSRAAITGRDAANPAHLAALREGMARKFPALRGIDLDYSWWGWVDVSHDMMPRITGLPDLPGAFYALGYGGNGVMYSAMAGRRMAQLVAGEAVPDLPIFNTELPHEGWKTPFRRLGQWGLYHLYHYRDERK, encoded by the coding sequence ATGGAAGTAATCGAAAAACGTGCAGGCTCGGTGCCCTTCGATCCGTTCTACGATCCGATGACGGCACGCGGACTTGGTCCGCACAGCGACTACGCCCCGACCTACTGGATCGGCACCGCCGGCGCCGCGCCGGAAGATGACGGCCCGGTCACGGCCGACATGGATGTCGATGTCGCTGTCATCGGCTCGGGCTATACCGGGCTTTCGACCGCCATCCACCTGGCCAAGATGCACGGCATCAAGGCCACCGTGCTGGAAGCGAACGGCGTCGCCTATGGCTGCTCGACCCGCAATGGCGGGCAGGCGCAGATCAGTTCCGGGCGACTGAAGCGCAGCCAGTGGATCGAACGCTGGGGCCTCGACGTGGCCAAGGGCATGCATGCCGAGGTGGTCGAAGGCTTCGATCTGTTCCGCGGACTGATCCGCGACCATGCCATCGACTGCCAGCCTCAGGATGGCGGCCACTATTATATCGCGCACAAGGCCAGCGCGATGCCGGCGCTGGAGAGCGAGACCCGGCTGCTGAACGAAACGTTCGACTATAGCGCGAAGATACTGAGCCGGGACGAGCTGCACGAAACCGTCGTTCGCGACCACGAGGCCCATGGCGCCATGTGGGAACCCGACGGGGTCGGCGTCCACGCCGCGAAGCTGGCCTTCGGCTATCTGCGGGTGGCGCGGGAACTGGGCGCGAAGGTCCATACCGACAGCCCCGTGCAAAGCTGGGTGCTGAAGGACGGCGTCCATCACCTGCGCACGCCGGGCGGCACCGTCCGCGCGCGCCGGGTAGCGGTGGCGACGGCGGCCTATGCGCCGCGCGGCCTGCATCCGCGGCTGAAGGACCGGCTGATGCCGATCATGTCGAACAGCGTGGTGACGCGGGTGCTGACGCCCTCGGAACTGGAGGCCGTGGGCATCCAGAAACTGTCGCCGCTGACCGACACCCGCACCCTGCGGCACTACTACCGCCTGCTGCCGGACAACCGGCTTCAGATCGGCTCACGCGCCGCGATCACCGGCCGCGACGCCGCGAACCCCGCGCATCTTGCCGCGCTGCGCGAGGGCATGGCCCGCAAGTTCCCCGCCCTGCGGGGGATCGATCTGGATTACAGCTGGTGGGGCTGGGTGGATGTCAGCCATGACATGATGCCCCGCATCACCGGTCTGCCCGACCTGCCCGGCGCCTTCTACGCGCTTGGCTATGGCGGCAACGGCGTCATGTATTCCGCGATGGCCGGCCGCCGGATGGCGCAGCTGGTCGCGGGCGAAGCGGTGCCGGACCTGCCGATCTTCAACACCGAATTGCCCCATGAGGGCTGGAAGACGCCATTCCGGCGGCTCGGCCAGTGGGGTCTCTACCATCTCTACCATTACCGCGACGAGCGCAAATAA
- the xsc gene encoding sulfoacetaldehyde acetyltransferase: protein MKMTTEEAFVKVLQMHGIEHAFGIIGSAMMPVSDLFPKAGITFWDCAHETNAGLMADGFTRSTGKMSMAIAQNGPGVTGFVTPIKTAYWNHTPLLLVTPQAANKTIGQGGFQEMEQMRLFADSVCYQEEVRDASRIPEVLNRVIMQAWRNSAPAQMNIPRDFWTQVIDVDLPQVVAFERPAGGEQAVSEAARLLSEAKFPVILSGAGVVLSGAIPDLAALAERLDAPVCSNYQHNDSFPGSHPLAMGPLGYNGSKAGMEVIAKADVVLALGTRLNPFSTLPGYGIDYWPKDAKIIQVDINADRIGLTKKVTVGIQGDAAKVARGILAQLSDTAGDAGRADRKALVAQTKSRWAQELSSLDHEDDDPGTEWNSGARERDADLMSPRQAWRAIMQAVPAEAIVSSDIGNNCAIGNAYPSFEAGRKYLAPGLFGPCGYGFPAILGAKIGNPDTPVIGFAGDGAFGISMNEMTACGRDDWPAITMVIFRNYQWGAEKRNTTLWYDNNFVGTELDRGTSYAGIAQACGVNGVQVRSTEELTHALHEAVDRQMKDGQTTFIEVLLNQELGEPFRRDAMKKPVVVAGVDAADMRPQKGAA, encoded by the coding sequence ATGAAGATGACGACTGAGGAAGCCTTTGTTAAGGTTTTGCAGATGCACGGGATCGAGCATGCCTTTGGGATCATTGGTTCTGCGATGATGCCTGTGAGCGATTTGTTCCCGAAGGCCGGGATCACGTTCTGGGACTGCGCGCATGAGACCAATGCCGGTCTGATGGCGGACGGGTTCACGCGCTCGACCGGCAAGATGTCGATGGCGATCGCGCAGAACGGTCCGGGCGTGACCGGCTTCGTGACGCCGATCAAGACCGCCTACTGGAACCACACGCCGCTGCTGCTGGTCACCCCGCAGGCCGCCAACAAGACCATCGGTCAGGGCGGTTTCCAGGAGATGGAGCAGATGCGGCTGTTCGCCGACAGCGTCTGCTATCAGGAAGAGGTCCGCGACGCCTCGCGCATCCCCGAGGTGCTGAACCGGGTGATCATGCAGGCCTGGCGCAACTCGGCGCCCGCGCAGATGAACATCCCGCGCGATTTCTGGACCCAGGTGATCGACGTCGATCTGCCGCAGGTGGTCGCGTTCGAGCGTCCGGCGGGCGGCGAGCAGGCGGTGTCCGAGGCCGCGAGGCTGCTGAGCGAGGCCAAGTTCCCGGTCATCCTGTCGGGTGCGGGCGTGGTCCTGTCGGGCGCGATCCCGGATCTGGCCGCGCTGGCCGAGCGTCTGGACGCGCCGGTCTGCTCGAACTACCAGCACAATGACAGCTTCCCCGGCTCGCACCCGCTGGCCATGGGCCCTCTGGGCTATAACGGCAGCAAGGCCGGGATGGAGGTTATCGCCAAGGCCGATGTCGTGCTGGCACTGGGCACCCGCCTGAACCCGTTCTCGACCCTGCCGGGTTACGGCATCGACTACTGGCCGAAGGACGCCAAGATCATCCAGGTCGACATCAACGCCGACCGGATCGGCCTGACCAAGAAGGTCACCGTGGGCATCCAGGGCGACGCCGCCAAGGTGGCGCGCGGGATCCTGGCGCAGCTGTCCGACACCGCCGGCGATGCCGGCCGGGCGGATCGCAAGGCGCTGGTCGCGCAGACCAAGTCGCGTTGGGCGCAGGAACTGTCCAGCCTCGACCACGAGGACGACGATCCCGGCACCGAATGGAACTCGGGCGCGCGCGAGCGTGACGCCGATCTGATGTCGCCGCGTCAGGCCTGGCGCGCGATCATGCAGGCGGTGCCGGCCGAGGCGATCGTGTCCTCGGATATCGGCAACAACTGCGCGATCGGCAACGCCTATCCCAGCTTCGAGGCGGGCCGGAAATACCTGGCGCCGGGCCTGTTCGGTCCCTGCGGCTATGGCTTCCCGGCGATCCTGGGCGCCAAGATCGGCAACCCCGACACGCCGGTGATCGGCTTCGCGGGCGACGGCGCCTTCGGGATCTCGATGAACGAGATGACCGCCTGCGGCCGCGACGACTGGCCGGCGATCACCATGGTGATCTTCCGCAACTACCAGTGGGGCGCGGAAAAGCGCAACACCACGCTGTGGTACGACAACAACTTCGTCGGCACCGAACTGGACCGCGGCACCTCGTATGCCGGCATCGCCCAGGCCTGCGGCGTGAACGGTGTGCAGGTCCGCAGCACCGAGGAACTGACCCATGCGCTGCACGAGGCGGTGGACCGCCAGATGAAGGACGGCCAGACCACCTTCATCGAGGTTCTGCTGAACCAGGAGCTGGGCGAGCCCTTCCGCCGCGATGCGATGAAGAAGCCGGTGGTCGTCGCCGGTGTCGACGCCGCCGACATGCGCCCCCAGAAAGGCGCGGCCTGA
- a CDS encoding YeiH family protein: MSMTGLAGRLPAPDDLRSMFPGFAVSVLVAATAQFLSEHYGAPAMLLALLLGLALNFLAEDGTRTAPGIAFTARTVLRLGVALLGARISVDMLAQLGGPAIALVIAGVVLTIGFALLASRFVGRSWRFALLTGGSVAICGASAAMAIAAVLPKHEKSERDLVFTVLCVTVLSTVAMVVYPMLSNLFLFDARDSGVFLGGTIHDVAQVVGAGFSIGPETGETATLVKLIRVSMLAPVVLCFSLVIRQMGLADLSEGRRPPLLPGFVLGFLVLAALNSIGLIPQMVADWAGALSRWALLIAIAAVGIKTSLARMLEVGAGAIVLMVAETVFLGVFIVTGLHLLG, translated from the coding sequence ATGTCCATGACCGGCCTTGCCGGGCGGCTGCCCGCGCCCGACGATCTGCGCTCGATGTTTCCGGGCTTCGCCGTCTCGGTTCTGGTGGCCGCCACCGCGCAGTTCCTGTCGGAACATTACGGCGCGCCCGCGATGCTGCTGGCGCTGCTTCTGGGGCTGGCGCTGAACTTTCTGGCCGAGGACGGCACCCGCACCGCGCCGGGCATCGCCTTTACCGCCCGCACCGTGCTGCGGCTCGGCGTGGCGCTGTTGGGCGCGCGGATCAGCGTGGACATGCTGGCCCAGCTTGGCGGGCCGGCCATCGCGCTGGTGATCGCCGGCGTGGTGCTGACCATCGGCTTCGCGCTGCTGGCCAGCCGCTTTGTCGGCCGCAGCTGGCGCTTCGCGCTGCTGACCGGCGGATCGGTGGCGATCTGCGGCGCCTCGGCCGCCATGGCGATCGCCGCGGTGCTGCCGAAACACGAGAAAAGCGAACGCGATCTGGTCTTCACCGTGCTGTGCGTGACGGTGCTGTCGACCGTCGCGATGGTCGTCTATCCGATGCTGTCGAACCTGTTCCTGTTCGACGCCCGCGATTCCGGCGTCTTCCTGGGCGGCACCATCCACGATGTCGCGCAGGTGGTCGGCGCGGGCTTCTCGATCGGCCCCGAGACCGGCGAGACCGCGACGCTGGTCAAGCTGATCCGGGTGTCGATGCTGGCGCCGGTGGTGCTGTGCTTCTCGCTGGTCATTCGCCAGATGGGGCTGGCGGATCTGTCCGAGGGCAGGCGCCCGCCGCTGCTGCCGGGCTTCGTGCTGGGCTTTCTGGTGCTGGCGGCGCTGAACTCGATCGGGCTGATCCCGCAGATGGTGGCGGACTGGGCCGGCGCGCTCAGCCGGTGGGCGCTGCTGATCGCCATCGCCGCGGTCGGCATCAAGACCTCGCTGGCCCGGATGCTCGAGGTCGGCGCGGGCGCCATCGTGCTGATGGTCGCCGAGACCGTGTTCCTCGGCGTGTTCATCGTCACCGGCCTGCATCTGCTCGGCTGA